From one Papio anubis isolate 15944 chromosome 12, Panubis1.0, whole genome shotgun sequence genomic stretch:
- the LOC101014341 gene encoding LOW QUALITY PROTEIN: putative uncharacterized protein DDB_G0291608 (The sequence of the model RefSeq protein was modified relative to this genomic sequence to represent the inferred CDS: deleted 1 base in 1 codon), which yields MEGGVCMDDKLEKVQLDWEQQGLQQLDWQQDDPQPEEQQGLQQLHWEQPQEPQPPLEPPQEPQPPLEPPQEPQPPLEHPQEHSPLWSPHKSHSPPWSPHKSHSWSRNRLAHSSTRACSSRRAHSSWSHSPHNQSHSPHSRSHSPHSQSHSPHSRNHSPHSRSHSPHSQSHSPHSSHSWSHSLLSSHSSPWFWWIESREGRGAGEREVQVWRSLSLGSLYTCPDVRQDTGSLPCDCLHYFSRALFFSSLLVASSWLS from the exons ATGGAAGGAGGTGTGTGCATGGATGATAAGCTGGAGAAGGTGCAG CTGGACTGGGAACAGCAGGGTTTGCAGCAGCTGGACTGGCAGCAGGATGATCCACAGCCTGAGGAGCAGCAGGGCTTACAGCAACTGCACTGGGAACAGCCGCAAGAACCACAGCCTCCCTTAGAGCCACCACAGGAGCCACAGCCCCCCTTGGAGCCACCACAGGAGCCACAGCCCCCCTTGGAACACCCACAGGAG CACAGCCCCCTTTGGAGCCCCCACAAGAGCCACAGCCCCCCTTGGAGCCCCCACaagagccacagctggagcaggaaCAGGCTGGCACACAGCAGCACACGGGCTTGCAGCAGCAGACGGGCACACAGCAGCTGGAGCCACAGCCCCCACAACCAGAGCCACAGCCCCCACAGCCGGAGCCACAGCCCCCACAGCCAGAGCCACAGCCCCCACAGCCGGAACCACAGCCCCCACAGCCGGAGCCACAGCCCCCACAGCCAGAGCCACAGCCCCCACAGCTCCCACAGCTGgagccacagcctcctgagcagccacAGCAGCCCATGGTTCTGGTGGATTGAGAGTAGAGAAGGTAGAGGAGCAGGTGAGAGGGAGGTGCAGGTGTGGCGCTCCCTGAGCCTGGGCTCTTTATATACCTGTCCAGATGTCAGGCAGGACACAGGATCCCTTCCTTGTGACTGTTTACACTATTTTTCCAGagctctgtttttttcctctttgctagTGGCTTCCTCCTGGCTGAGTTGA